From Cystobacter fuscus DSM 2262, one genomic window encodes:
- a CDS encoding GMC family oxidoreductase, producing MSVTPTSGGEPRRGAEHHEVLARHFDYVIVGGGTAGCVLARRLVEGTDATVLLLEAGGSDEGVASLSDPLRWIENIGSPHAQTYFYEPSPHVAHRSILLSRGRVLGGSGSTNALIWARGNRADYDGWAEAGNVGWDYDSVLPLFKKSEDWEDGASDLRGAGGPIRVERARNLHPVAAALIDAGGSYGMPYLDDVNVPHPEGVGPINMNVRAGERCGTSRAYLRPVMHDEKLTVLTGAQVLSLTLSGTRCTGLEFLREGERRSVGASREVILCAGAIDTPRLLLLSGIGPAEELERLGIPVVAALPGVGQNLQEHIIVAGLCFEAKQSLMPLNNNLVGSTFHWKSRSELRVPDLMFVSVQIPYVSAEIGARYPIPANSFCIAPGLVRVQSRGYLRMKTARHDGPLEIQPNLLSEQADVDALLTGLELGLDIASQPAFRELTRSWVAPTKRMSREESVAFLRQACSPYFHPVGTCAMGSGEDAVVDARLRVHGIEGLRISDASIMPTIPSAGTHAPSVMIGEFASRLLLGG from the coding sequence ATGTCGGTCACGCCCACGTCCGGGGGGGAGCCTCGCCGCGGGGCGGAGCACCACGAGGTGCTCGCCAGGCATTTCGATTATGTGATCGTGGGTGGGGGAACGGCGGGCTGTGTCCTCGCGCGCCGCCTGGTGGAAGGCACCGACGCGACCGTGCTCCTGCTCGAGGCGGGCGGGTCGGACGAAGGTGTCGCGAGCCTCTCGGATCCCCTGCGGTGGATCGAGAACATCGGCTCGCCCCACGCCCAGACCTACTTCTACGAGCCGAGCCCGCACGTCGCTCACCGCTCCATCCTCTTGTCGCGCGGCAGGGTGCTGGGTGGTTCGGGCAGCACCAATGCGTTGATCTGGGCGCGTGGGAACAGGGCTGACTACGATGGCTGGGCGGAGGCCGGGAATGTCGGCTGGGACTACGACTCCGTTCTGCCCCTGTTCAAGAAGTCGGAGGACTGGGAGGACGGGGCCAGCGACCTGCGCGGCGCGGGCGGTCCGATTCGGGTCGAGCGCGCCAGGAATCTCCACCCGGTGGCCGCCGCGCTCATCGATGCCGGTGGCTCCTACGGGATGCCGTACCTCGACGACGTGAACGTGCCCCACCCCGAGGGCGTGGGCCCCATCAACATGAACGTTCGCGCGGGGGAGCGCTGCGGTACGTCGCGCGCCTATCTGCGGCCGGTGATGCACGACGAGAAGCTGACGGTGCTGACCGGGGCGCAGGTGCTCTCGTTGACCTTGTCCGGCACGCGCTGCACCGGGCTCGAGTTCCTGCGTGAGGGCGAGCGGCGTTCCGTCGGCGCCTCCCGGGAGGTGATCCTCTGTGCCGGAGCGATCGACACCCCACGCCTCCTCCTGCTGTCGGGAATCGGCCCCGCGGAGGAACTCGAGCGGCTCGGCATCCCGGTCGTGGCCGCGCTGCCGGGAGTGGGGCAGAACCTCCAGGAGCACATCATCGTGGCCGGGCTCTGCTTCGAGGCGAAGCAGTCGCTGATGCCGCTGAACAACAACCTCGTGGGCAGCACCTTTCATTGGAAGAGCCGCTCCGAGCTGCGCGTGCCGGACCTGATGTTCGTGTCCGTGCAAATCCCCTATGTCTCGGCCGAGATCGGCGCCCGGTACCCGATTCCCGCGAACTCCTTCTGCATCGCGCCGGGCCTGGTCCGGGTCCAGAGCCGGGGCTACCTGCGCATGAAGACCGCACGGCACGATGGCCCGCTCGAGATCCAACCCAACCTCCTGTCGGAACAGGCCGATGTCGATGCCCTGCTGACGGGACTCGAGCTCGGGCTCGACATCGCGTCGCAGCCGGCGTTCCGTGAGTTGACCAGGAGCTGGGTCGCCCCGACGAAGCGGATGAGCCGGGAGGAGTCGGTGGCCTTCCTTCGCCAGGCGTGCTCTCCCTATTTCCATCCCGTGGGCACCTGCGCCATGGGCTCGGGCGAGGACGCGGTGGTGGATGCCCGACTGCGCGTCCACGGCATCGAGGGTCTGCGCATCTCGGACGCGTCGATCATGCCGACGATTCCCTCGGCGGGGACTCACGCGCCGTCCGTGATGATCGGCGAGTTCGCGTCACGACTGCTGTTGGGCGGCTGA